A section of the Akkermansia muciniphila genome encodes:
- a CDS encoding DUF805 domain-containing protein, translating into MAARWRWLFSWSGRISSASYLYAWLFYGVCMGTLVFSGYWAAVDGSIHPRFVVTAEHGINLACLSAAMLVPCMGLVFRRLRDLDLGLLWAVPVYAASLGCAETGFYHVYGWARTAAGGNASLLIGGAMFFCMFLFCSLAPLALGCVPGNSRSGISRRTVERTEGKE; encoded by the coding sequence ATGGCGGCAAGATGGAGGTGGTTGTTTTCTTGGTCCGGCCGCATTTCCAGCGCCTCATATTTATACGCGTGGCTGTTTTATGGCGTGTGCATGGGGACGCTGGTTTTTTCAGGATATTGGGCCGCAGTGGATGGGAGTATTCATCCGCGTTTTGTGGTAACGGCTGAACATGGAATAAACCTGGCGTGTTTGAGTGCGGCCATGCTTGTTCCATGCATGGGACTTGTTTTTCGCAGGCTCCGTGATCTTGATCTGGGCCTCCTCTGGGCGGTTCCCGTTTACGCGGCTTCCTTGGGATGTGCGGAGACAGGCTTTTATCATGTGTATGGATGGGCGCGGACTGCGGCGGGAGGGAATGCCTCCCTTTTAATTGGCGGCGCCATGTTTTTCTGCATGTTTCTGTTTTGTTCCCTGGCGCCGCTTGCGCTGGGATGTGTTCCCGGCAACAGCCGGTCCGGCATTTCCAGGCGAACCGTGGAAAGAACGGAAGGAAAGGAGTGA
- a CDS encoding CatA-like O-acetyltransferase — MKKKIEIASWPRRSHYEYFQTFECPMFSITSPVRVDALYRYAKQEGISFFALCLFVLLKAVNKVPQLRQRVEEGEVWEYESVDALVPVLAADGEFTQILVEYRAELPDFLEHAVPLIQAAKQAPARANPCHRTDIAVFSCLPWIPFTQVASAYRVFRGQYLPLIHWGKMEADVSGRLMMPVAIQANHVLVDGVHVGNFYKNIDCFCCRF; from the coding sequence ATGAAAAAGAAAATAGAAATCGCTTCCTGGCCGCGAAGGTCCCATTACGAGTATTTCCAGACGTTTGAATGTCCCATGTTTTCCATCACGTCTCCTGTGCGGGTGGATGCCTTGTACCGTTATGCTAAACAGGAGGGGATTTCCTTCTTCGCCCTGTGCCTGTTTGTGCTGTTGAAGGCGGTGAATAAAGTTCCCCAACTGCGGCAGAGGGTGGAGGAAGGGGAGGTTTGGGAGTATGAATCCGTGGACGCCCTGGTTCCGGTGCTGGCCGCGGATGGGGAATTCACCCAGATTTTAGTAGAGTACCGGGCGGAGCTTCCTGATTTTCTGGAGCATGCCGTTCCGCTCATTCAGGCGGCCAAGCAGGCTCCCGCCCGGGCGAATCCCTGCCATCGGACGGATATTGCCGTGTTCAGTTGCCTGCCGTGGATTCCGTTTACGCAGGTGGCCAGCGCCTACAGGGTGTTCCGGGGGCAGTACCTTCCCCTCATTCACTGGGGGAAGATGGAGGCGGACGTTTCCGGCAGGCTGATGATGCCCGTGGCCATTCAGGCGAACCATGTGCTGGTGGACGGGGTTCATGTTGGTAATTTTTATAAAAATATTGATTGTTTTTGTTGCAGGTTTTAG
- a CDS encoding ABC transporter permease has product MTLLPKLIWRDMAANPGRVAVSVFAILVSVSLIVWMMGSYDTLVKEFDNDAEAYMGSYDLCLVPEAPRGPLPPGQYPRFSDPELASRLAASPLVESVNAAWQVPRLQIGCGNERGSFDEQTRDRMGIPPQSPIMVGNHAVECPYDLKEGVWPDMASSTDMVGVLGSGSAKYFRAGVGTVMNVRVGTHVYDVKVVGIVKQAKATPGVIMGPGGMSGPAFSSLFVPVKVCEKITGQPFAPNLIYVQLKEGVDKKEFADSFREELKRSSAVVADTDSVIQRLSSDRSVRSQKDSAEMAVWLVLFSCVFIIFTTLSIGVSERTRRLALMRALGMSRMQIALLIVGEGLFLCIPALLGGLAAGFCLVYLLEEGSSSMPALTWTTVLAAAACAVGGALLASVIPAWRASRQSPLEAAVPSSGFMGKVSRVPVWSVIAGLACVCLQPAALLLPGLEVETRKWIFFWLGYPGLVAGALFLAPAFVRVTEWAGAWLTGLLLRVPHAFLKVQLSRNLSRSVGTAVSMSVGLSLFVGVQTWGYSMLVPFSPDASTPGTLVSFLHTEFKPSDVPGLMARPSLRNSRMYPIYVDEPDIAPAQMKSPGFSGMRNRSIVLAGIPVAEMAQGNDPLFRPVFVSGNPQEAYAMLKSTRSLLIPDTFARTVGLKAGDDLMLVNPAQQERRSGNVQASGVPGRGTGPGMKGEPWKVAGVVSFPGWHWLTKTSGMRVRRGGFVAALAITDERWLKEDYGHQGFQFIWGDTAPGVSNVELQDDLGEYALENVSRKENGTEGVKPLVKALTRESLGGSVTSRGDDVIFTMSKLPIIMMVIAVLAVLNTVLASVQSRRREFGLMRAVGVPGGMVMRMLWAETLMISLCAVVMSVALGVLGAWCSIQILEYGYHFGIVTPPVTMPWVHLGYAVLLVLALSSLACLLPAWRMKRASVTDLLSVREG; this is encoded by the coding sequence ATGACGCTGCTGCCCAAACTGATTTGGAGGGATATGGCCGCCAACCCCGGGCGGGTGGCGGTCAGCGTGTTTGCCATCCTCGTTTCCGTCAGCCTCATCGTCTGGATGATGGGGAGCTATGATACGCTGGTCAAGGAGTTCGATAACGACGCCGAGGCCTACATGGGCAGCTATGACCTTTGCCTGGTGCCGGAGGCCCCGCGCGGTCCGCTCCCTCCCGGGCAGTATCCGCGGTTCTCTGATCCGGAGCTGGCTTCCCGCCTGGCCGCCTCTCCCCTGGTGGAATCCGTAAACGCCGCGTGGCAGGTGCCCCGCCTGCAGATCGGCTGCGGGAATGAACGCGGCAGCTTTGACGAGCAGACGCGCGACCGCATGGGTATCCCCCCCCAGAGCCCCATCATGGTTGGGAACCATGCCGTGGAATGCCCGTATGATCTGAAGGAGGGCGTCTGGCCGGATATGGCTTCCTCCACGGACATGGTGGGGGTGCTGGGCAGCGGAAGCGCCAAATACTTCCGCGCTGGCGTGGGAACCGTCATGAACGTTCGCGTGGGAACGCATGTATATGATGTGAAAGTAGTGGGCATCGTCAAGCAGGCCAAGGCCACTCCCGGCGTCATCATGGGGCCGGGCGGCATGTCCGGGCCTGCTTTTTCCTCCCTGTTTGTGCCCGTCAAGGTGTGTGAAAAAATCACGGGCCAGCCTTTTGCCCCCAATTTGATTTACGTTCAGCTCAAGGAAGGGGTGGACAAAAAGGAATTTGCGGACAGCTTCCGGGAGGAGCTGAAACGCTCCTCCGCCGTGGTGGCGGATACGGATTCCGTTATCCAGCGGCTTTCCAGTGACCGTTCCGTGCGCTCCCAGAAGGACAGTGCGGAAATGGCCGTGTGGCTGGTTCTCTTTTCCTGCGTCTTCATCATCTTCACGACTCTGAGCATCGGCGTCAGCGAACGCACCCGCAGGCTGGCCCTGATGCGCGCTCTGGGCATGAGCCGCATGCAGATTGCCCTGCTGATTGTGGGGGAAGGCCTGTTCCTGTGCATTCCTGCCCTGCTGGGCGGCCTGGCCGCGGGATTCTGCCTGGTGTATCTTTTGGAGGAAGGGTCTTCTTCCATGCCCGCCCTGACCTGGACGACGGTGCTGGCTGCCGCGGCGTGTGCCGTGGGCGGCGCGCTGCTGGCCTCCGTCATTCCCGCGTGGCGCGCTTCCCGCCAGTCTCCGCTGGAGGCTGCCGTTCCCTCCTCCGGATTCATGGGGAAGGTCAGCCGCGTTCCCGTGTGGTCCGTGATCGCCGGGCTGGCGTGCGTGTGCCTTCAGCCTGCGGCCCTGCTTCTGCCCGGCCTGGAGGTGGAAACGCGCAAGTGGATCTTTTTCTGGCTGGGGTATCCCGGCCTGGTGGCCGGGGCGCTGTTCCTGGCTCCCGCCTTTGTGCGCGTGACGGAATGGGCCGGGGCCTGGCTCACCGGATTGCTGCTGCGTGTGCCGCATGCCTTCCTGAAGGTGCAGCTCAGCCGGAACCTCAGCCGTTCCGTGGGAACGGCGGTATCCATGTCCGTGGGGCTGTCCCTCTTTGTGGGGGTGCAGACGTGGGGGTATTCCATGCTGGTTCCCTTCTCTCCGGATGCTTCCACTCCCGGAACGCTGGTTTCTTTCCTTCATACGGAGTTCAAGCCTTCCGACGTTCCGGGGCTGATGGCGCGGCCCAGCTTGCGGAATTCGCGGATGTATCCCATTTACGTGGATGAGCCGGACATAGCCCCGGCGCAGATGAAGAGCCCCGGTTTTTCCGGGATGCGCAACCGTTCCATTGTGCTGGCGGGCATTCCCGTGGCGGAGATGGCACAGGGGAACGATCCCTTGTTCAGGCCCGTGTTTGTTTCCGGCAATCCGCAGGAAGCCTATGCCATGCTGAAATCCACCCGCTCTCTTTTGATTCCGGATACGTTTGCCCGGACGGTGGGGCTGAAGGCCGGGGATGATCTGATGCTGGTGAATCCGGCCCAGCAGGAGCGCCGTTCCGGAAATGTTCAGGCGTCCGGCGTTCCCGGCAGGGGAACGGGTCCCGGCATGAAGGGGGAACCCTGGAAGGTGGCGGGAGTGGTCTCCTTCCCCGGCTGGCACTGGCTGACCAAGACCAGCGGCATGCGCGTGCGCCGCGGCGGCTTTGTGGCTGCCCTTGCGATTACCGATGAGCGCTGGCTCAAGGAAGATTACGGGCACCAGGGGTTCCAGTTCATCTGGGGGGATACCGCCCCCGGCGTGAGCAACGTGGAGCTTCAGGATGACCTGGGAGAATATGCCCTGGAGAACGTGAGCCGGAAGGAGAACGGAACGGAAGGAGTGAAGCCGCTAGTGAAGGCGCTCACCCGGGAAAGCCTGGGGGGAAGCGTCACCAGCCGCGGGGACGACGTGATTTTTACCATGAGCAAGCTTCCCATCATCATGATGGTGATTGCCGTGCTGGCCGTACTCAATACCGTGCTGGCCTCCGTCCAGTCCCGCCGCCGGGAATTCGGCCTGATGCGGGCGGTAGGCGTGCCGGGCGGCATGGTGATGCGCATGCTGTGGGCGGAAACGCTGATGATTTCCCTGTGCGCCGTCGTCATGAGCGTTGCGCTGGGCGTGCTGGGTGCCTGGTGCTCCATCCAGATTCTGGAATACGGCTATCACTTCGGCATCGTCACTCCTCCCGTCACGATGCCCTGGGTCCATCTGGGTTATGCGGTGCTTCTGGTGCTGGCCCTTTCCTCCCTGGCGTGCCTCCTGCCTGCGTGGCGCATGAAGCGCGCGTCCGTGACGGACTTGCTTTCCGTCCGGGAGGGGTAG
- a CDS encoding four helix bundle suffix domain-containing protein: MLVIFIKILIVFVAGFRMGRMASLLRPSGDYRSLLSYRKAEQIYDLTYYFCKAYLSFRDRTVDQMVQAARSGKQNIAEGKEAGLVSMETEIKLMNVARASLDELLADYEDFLRVRGFPVWEKDSRESLFVRKKGADKCLARDYFLELARTRPPEVVANMAICLIFQAKYLLMRQLRFLEGKFLREGGMRERMSRMRRNRGDRGDRGDRGDRGDRGDRGDRGDRGDRANSL; this comes from the coding sequence ATGTTGGTAATTTTTATAAAAATATTGATTGTTTTTGTTGCAGGTTTTAGAATGGGGCGCATGGCTTCCCTGTTGCGCCCTTCAGGCGATTACCGGTCTCTGCTTTCCTACAGAAAGGCGGAACAAATATATGATCTGACTTATTATTTTTGTAAGGCGTACTTGTCTTTTCGTGACAGGACGGTTGATCAAATGGTTCAGGCCGCGCGTTCCGGAAAACAGAATATTGCGGAGGGAAAGGAGGCGGGGCTGGTTTCCATGGAAACGGAAATTAAGCTGATGAATGTAGCCAGAGCCAGTCTGGATGAATTACTGGCTGATTATGAAGATTTTTTGAGAGTGAGAGGCTTTCCTGTGTGGGAAAAGGATTCACGAGAGTCCCTTTTTGTCAGAAAGAAGGGTGCGGACAAATGTCTGGCCCGGGATTATTTTTTGGAACTGGCCCGGACAAGGCCGCCGGAGGTGGTGGCCAATATGGCTATTTGCCTGATTTTCCAGGCCAAGTATTTGTTAATGCGGCAGCTCAGGTTTTTGGAGGGGAAGTTTCTTAGAGAAGGGGGGATGAGGGAAAGAATGAGCCGGATGAGAAGGAATAGGGGTGATAGGGGTGATAGGGGTGATAGGGGTGATAGGGGTGATAGGGGTGATAGGGGTGATAGGGGTGATAGGGGTGATAGAGCAAATTCCCTATAA
- a CDS encoding prephenate dehydrogenase, translated as MSEPSRKQLSFSSIAILGPGLLGGSLALAVRAQMPHVHVRLWGRREEPLEYARSSGAAHRASTRMEEVVEGADLVILATPVGVMARLVSGLLPLLKPGALVTDVGSVKGCVHQAVGSALTEAGLAFIGSHPMAGSEKQGMEHATGELFRDATCILTNDEHVHEDVLLLLQRFWERVGCHCIRMKAADHDSSVARISHIPHALSALCVHAALDGGDVERLGLISAGGFRDTTRVSMGEPSMWAEILTENAPAVLDRLDATLSQLGEVRDCLASGDKEALREWLKAAAESRARALGL; from the coding sequence ATGAGCGAGCCTTCCCGAAAACAGCTTTCCTTTTCCTCCATCGCCATTCTCGGCCCCGGCCTTCTGGGCGGGTCCCTGGCGCTGGCCGTGAGGGCGCAGATGCCCCATGTCCACGTGCGCCTGTGGGGCAGGAGGGAGGAGCCGCTGGAATATGCCCGGTCTTCCGGAGCGGCGCACCGTGCCTCCACCCGGATGGAAGAAGTGGTGGAAGGCGCGGACCTGGTCATCCTCGCTACCCCGGTGGGCGTGATGGCGCGCCTGGTTTCCGGCCTGCTTCCCCTGCTGAAGCCGGGCGCCCTGGTGACGGATGTGGGTTCCGTGAAGGGCTGCGTTCACCAGGCCGTGGGTTCCGCCCTGACGGAAGCCGGCTTGGCGTTCATCGGCTCCCATCCCATGGCCGGCTCTGAAAAGCAGGGCATGGAGCATGCCACCGGAGAACTTTTCCGGGATGCCACCTGCATCCTGACCAATGACGAGCACGTGCATGAGGATGTGCTGCTGCTGCTTCAGCGGTTCTGGGAGCGCGTGGGCTGCCATTGCATCCGGATGAAAGCGGCGGACCATGATTCTTCCGTAGCCCGCATTTCCCACATTCCGCATGCGTTGTCCGCCCTGTGCGTCCACGCCGCCCTGGACGGGGGGGATGTGGAACGCCTGGGACTGATTTCCGCCGGGGGGTTCCGGGATACCACGCGCGTTTCCATGGGGGAACCGTCCATGTGGGCGGAAATCCTGACGGAAAATGCCCCCGCTGTCCTGGATCGCCTGGACGCCACCCTGTCCCAGCTGGGTGAGGTGCGGGACTGCCTGGCCTCCGGAGACAAGGAGGCGCTCCGGGAGTGGCTGAAAGCCGCGGCGGAGAGCCGCGCCCGCGCTCTTGGTTTGTAA
- a CDS encoding TonB-dependent receptor has translation MNTSLHHLKGRRLHRAAAIGSLLVLGQSAYAETKPAAAEEGVQEMPERVMTIRSKSLRAETVSSATLTNMKTEEVPQTVNVITRDLMDSKGSDSLVEALRMDSSVNTGGDMLLSRTADQYTIRGFAGSDVQIGNMPLPRGMGYGMDTSLIENIEIVKGPIGSISGGQTSTLGAYGAGGSINLILKEPDFVERTELTAYARLSHHGQKYRATIDDTRYRGDETEGFALRTVVAAEYERPFWLSNGANGGQKYTVSPIFRWQHDSRTKTVLTTSFQYQNSPTTMGIPVLGGHFVGPYDAWYGSPSGRLNSKSLLAMLDFERKLERVWTIRIGGGMGYSDVDYNVWGISSSAGRGMSTEDYYNQMIASGKAKYEAAWSDEWNINWNFYSNALAEFKTGQVEHEALMGVSYTGSSTYGDGSSLVTNATANTNGYFSLYNPPPFFPAGRDYSGANATDTVVQRAGLLLQDVLSYGQWRFLAGVRGDAHFSLDNNYAFAWSPRFGITRMFGERVALFANAARTSAPNFGYLDENGKELTDAWRTDQMEFGFRVSPVDKVWFSASWFDIIQNNTPVAIDGYTNRYYSDGSKRAEGVELSLNGEITKNWSSYLSYTYTRTKNRTSGEVYPTIAPNALALWQKYRIDGGLMNGTVLGLGYRCKDSYYATFRGAKIADNYTIPSYSVFDFTVEIPLPEKWLKDATLRLAVYNIFDKKYVQSTRHAVQCTVGEPRTFEVGLKTTF, from the coding sequence ATGAATACCTCCCTCCATCATCTCAAGGGACGCAGGCTGCACCGCGCCGCCGCCATTGGTAGTCTCCTTGTCCTCGGCCAGTCCGCTTATGCCGAGACGAAACCCGCCGCCGCAGAAGAAGGCGTGCAGGAAATGCCGGAACGTGTGATGACCATCCGTTCCAAGTCCCTGCGGGCGGAGACGGTCAGTTCCGCCACCCTCACGAACATGAAGACGGAGGAGGTTCCGCAGACGGTGAACGTCATTACGCGGGACCTGATGGATTCCAAGGGTTCCGATTCCCTGGTGGAGGCCCTGCGCATGGATTCCTCCGTCAATACGGGGGGGGACATGCTGCTGTCCCGCACGGCGGACCAGTACACCATCCGCGGTTTTGCCGGCAGCGACGTGCAGATAGGCAATATGCCTCTTCCCCGCGGCATGGGGTACGGCATGGATACGTCCCTGATTGAAAATATTGAAATTGTCAAAGGCCCCATCGGGTCCATTTCCGGAGGGCAGACCAGTACGCTCGGGGCATACGGCGCCGGCGGTTCCATCAACCTGATCCTGAAGGAGCCTGATTTCGTGGAACGGACGGAATTGACGGCTTACGCCCGCCTGTCCCACCACGGGCAGAAGTACCGCGCAACGATTGACGACACCCGGTACAGGGGGGATGAAACGGAGGGATTTGCCCTGCGCACGGTGGTAGCCGCCGAGTATGAACGTCCGTTCTGGCTGAGCAACGGAGCCAACGGAGGCCAGAAGTACACGGTGTCCCCCATTTTCCGCTGGCAGCATGATTCCCGCACCAAGACGGTGCTGACGACCAGTTTCCAGTATCAGAATTCCCCGACGACCATGGGCATCCCCGTGCTGGGCGGCCACTTTGTGGGGCCATATGACGCCTGGTACGGCTCTCCGAGCGGACGGCTCAATTCCAAATCCCTGCTGGCGATGCTGGACTTTGAACGCAAGCTGGAAAGGGTCTGGACGATCCGCATTGGCGGCGGAATGGGGTACAGCGATGTGGACTATAATGTCTGGGGCATTTCTTCTTCCGCCGGACGGGGAATGAGCACGGAGGACTATTACAACCAGATGATCGCTTCCGGAAAGGCCAAATACGAAGCTGCCTGGAGCGACGAGTGGAACATCAACTGGAATTTCTATTCCAACGCGCTGGCGGAGTTCAAGACCGGGCAGGTGGAGCATGAAGCCCTGATGGGCGTTTCCTATACGGGGAGCAGCACCTATGGCGACGGTTCCAGCCTGGTGACGAACGCTACAGCGAACACGAACGGTTATTTCTCCCTGTACAATCCTCCGCCCTTTTTCCCGGCAGGGCGCGATTACTCCGGCGCCAACGCGACGGATACCGTGGTTCAGCGGGCGGGCCTTCTGCTGCAGGATGTTCTTAGTTACGGACAGTGGCGCTTCCTGGCCGGCGTGCGCGGGGACGCCCATTTCAGCCTGGACAATAATTACGCGTTTGCGTGGAGCCCCCGCTTCGGAATCACCCGCATGTTCGGCGAACGCGTAGCCCTGTTCGCCAATGCGGCCCGGACTTCCGCCCCCAATTTCGGGTATCTGGATGAAAACGGAAAGGAACTGACCGACGCCTGGCGTACGGACCAGATGGAATTCGGCTTCCGGGTCAGCCCGGTGGACAAGGTGTGGTTCTCCGCTTCCTGGTTTGACATTATCCAGAACAATACGCCCGTAGCCATAGACGGCTATACCAACCGGTATTATTCGGACGGCTCCAAGAGGGCGGAAGGCGTGGAACTTTCCCTGAACGGGGAAATCACCAAGAACTGGAGTTCCTACCTTTCCTACACCTACACGCGGACCAAGAACCGGACCTCCGGGGAAGTGTATCCAACCATCGCTCCGAATGCTCTGGCCCTCTGGCAGAAGTACCGCATTGACGGCGGCTTGATGAACGGCACCGTGCTGGGCCTGGGCTACCGTTGCAAGGATTCCTACTATGCCACGTTCCGCGGGGCAAAAATTGCGGACAATTACACCATCCCCTCCTACAGCGTGTTTGACTTCACGGTGGAAATACCCCTGCCGGAAAAATGGCTGAAGGACGCCACCCTGAGGCTGGCCGTATACAATATCTTTGACAAGAAGTACGTGCAGTCCACCCGCCACGCCGTGCAGTGCACGGTGGGAGAGCCCCGCACGTTTGAAGTAGGCCTGAAGACCACCTTTTAA
- a CDS encoding DUF805 domain-containing protein — MKYFYHDRNGELHGPAELDFLACEVKWGGLPDHLMIRPVDGEEWIALAEVVKRETGTGFYPNVMSVPPEEVAGLSFWKRLRYYYRRSWRMAFVFSGRASRRECLSVFLSMTLADCLGLVVVQILLGLALPLLMPGVDVFSCLSFISKLLGLLLVLLIVLQSFALCWRRLHDLSLAGWWSYALPFVFLAGSLPVEWFLGHLFRSDTWGMSVEHAGGAGAMAAGGMAAAIFVLSGTWVVALLGLFPGTKKENQYGHPPDV; from the coding sequence ATGAAATATTTTTACCATGACCGGAACGGAGAACTGCATGGTCCTGCGGAGCTGGATTTTCTGGCTTGTGAAGTGAAATGGGGCGGTCTGCCTGATCATTTGATGATCCGTCCAGTGGATGGTGAAGAATGGATTGCCCTGGCGGAGGTGGTGAAAAGGGAAACGGGAACCGGATTTTATCCGAACGTGATGTCTGTTCCGCCGGAAGAGGTAGCCGGTCTGTCGTTTTGGAAGCGTCTCCGGTATTATTACCGGCGCTCATGGAGAATGGCATTCGTCTTTTCCGGACGCGCTTCCCGGCGGGAATGCCTGTCCGTTTTCCTGTCCATGACACTGGCTGATTGCCTGGGGCTGGTGGTTGTCCAGATTCTGCTGGGGCTTGCTCTTCCTCTCCTGATGCCGGGAGTAGACGTATTTTCCTGCTTGTCTTTCATCTCCAAGCTCTTGGGGCTGTTGCTGGTGTTGCTGATCGTCCTTCAATCTTTTGCCTTGTGCTGGAGAAGGCTCCATGATTTGTCCCTGGCGGGCTGGTGGTCGTATGCTCTTCCTTTTGTCTTCCTGGCTGGCAGTTTGCCGGTGGAATGGTTCTTGGGGCATTTGTTCCGGTCTGATACTTGGGGCATGTCCGTGGAACATGCAGGAGGTGCTGGAGCAATGGCGGCAGGAGGAATGGCGGCGGCAATTTTCGTGTTGTCCGGAACCTGGGTTGTTGCGCTGCTGGGCCTGTTTCCCGGTACGAAGAAGGAAAATCAATACGGTCATCCCCCGGATGTATGA
- a CDS encoding ABC transporter ATP-binding protein, translating to MSSPVISVTRLKRSFKSGSEDIAVLKDISLTVNQGEFVAVMGASGSGKSTLLNVLGGLLPPDAGTVTVDGLDIGSMSDAALTVYRRDRVGFIFQMFNLVGTLDVEENILLPSLAGGRKVAPAALDAIIEKVGLAHRRHAMPDTLSGGEQQRVAIARALVSGPALVLADEPTGNLDSENTRLMGGLFRDLHRTQGCAFILVTHAPDVAMWADRVIVLRDGRIVDDRPTAEFAGPAELSSFYERTLNDAI from the coding sequence ATGAGTTCCCCCGTCATTTCCGTCACCCGCCTCAAGCGCAGCTTTAAGTCCGGTTCCGAGGACATAGCCGTGCTGAAAGACATCAGCCTCACTGTGAACCAGGGAGAGTTCGTCGCCGTCATGGGCGCGAGCGGCTCCGGTAAAAGCACCCTGCTGAATGTGCTGGGCGGACTGCTGCCTCCGGATGCGGGCACGGTGACGGTGGATGGGCTGGATATCGGTTCCATGTCTGACGCCGCCCTGACGGTGTACAGGCGGGATCGCGTCGGTTTTATTTTCCAGATGTTTAATCTGGTGGGCACTCTGGACGTGGAGGAAAACATCCTGCTGCCCTCCCTGGCGGGAGGCAGAAAAGTGGCTCCCGCCGCTTTGGACGCCATTATTGAAAAGGTAGGACTGGCCCACCGGCGCCACGCCATGCCGGATACGCTCAGCGGCGGGGAACAGCAGCGCGTGGCGATTGCCCGCGCGCTGGTCTCCGGCCCGGCCCTGGTACTGGCGGATGAACCTACGGGGAACCTGGATTCCGAGAACACACGGCTCATGGGCGGCCTGTTCCGGGACCTGCACCGCACGCAGGGCTGCGCCTTCATTCTGGTGACGCATGCTCCGGACGTAGCCATGTGGGCTGACCGCGTGATCGTACTCAGGGACGGCCGCATCGTGGACGACAGGCCCACGGCGGAATTTGCCGGGCCTGCGGAACTGTCCTCCTTCTATGAACGCACGCTGAATGACGCCATATGA
- a CDS encoding DUF805 domain-containing protein, whose amino-acid sequence MKRYYYHTPDGELHGPSDFDFLVREVRYAGLPLGLMVREERSEDWIWIGDIPGAPPEWKLLKERYSGTGEWMKVGKVWKCGRRSRFKWLFSLLLVHGRSSRWEAAAAYGVLLALAPPFWIVCFCGAAGFFEPLPFGMLFALLSGLLLLFFFLFCFIALGVKRFHDAGLHGGWLAAVWLPWIAGLVCPFKGALLAMSFCWNPVWGMFTGIAALTAPVLFSLLLPEQKRENIYGEPSWNRK is encoded by the coding sequence GTGAAACGTTATTATTACCATACGCCGGATGGGGAATTGCATGGGCCGTCCGATTTTGATTTCCTGGTCAGGGAAGTCCGCTATGCCGGATTACCGCTGGGATTGATGGTCAGGGAGGAGCGTTCGGAAGACTGGATATGGATAGGAGACATTCCGGGAGCTCCGCCGGAATGGAAGTTGCTCAAGGAGCGGTATTCCGGAACCGGGGAATGGATGAAAGTCGGCAAGGTATGGAAATGCGGCAGAAGAAGTCGTTTTAAGTGGCTGTTTTCCTTGTTGTTGGTGCATGGCCGTTCTTCGCGTTGGGAGGCGGCGGCTGCCTATGGCGTGCTTCTGGCTCTTGCCCCTCCTTTCTGGATAGTATGTTTTTGTGGAGCTGCCGGTTTTTTTGAACCTCTTCCTTTTGGGATGCTTTTTGCTCTTCTGTCGGGGTTGTTGCTGTTGTTTTTCTTCTTGTTTTGCTTCATTGCTCTGGGCGTGAAACGCTTTCATGATGCCGGACTGCATGGAGGCTGGCTGGCGGCAGTCTGGTTGCCGTGGATAGCGGGCCTGGTTTGTCCTTTTAAGGGGGCGCTTTTGGCAATGTCCTTTTGCTGGAACCCCGTGTGGGGTATGTTCACGGGCATAGCTGCCTTGACGGCTCCCGTCCTGTTCAGTCTTTTGCTGCCGGAGCAGAAGCGCGAAAACATCTATGGAGAGCCTTCCTGGAATAGAAAATAA